In Crinalium epipsammum PCC 9333, the following are encoded in one genomic region:
- a CDS encoding SAM-dependent methyltransferase yields MTSNSFLQDIEKYLPLVGDVHIKTPLAYQATRGAVSVVNTLQMAAAEAYINGLEVPDFLLEGLFDSFMPVFFRYFPSLLAPYDWVLKETDHLAEGSKDLMKLQYDLPQGMLNKMLGDGQLIYPKYSMALWEKGASNLEQAQMQMLDDVIEKLDIKDGDRILDFGCGWGCVPNYILSKFPNVTFTGINLSHEQCEYMRGKMQDPASYLSSGRFTLYEGDLNDANFDQKFDKILSIGVFCHVGNLTKAFEKLASFLNDNGKVFIHIITVRTPNHISSVYTHQYIFPHGRFWNYDAVPSHNKDLKTIKRWYLNGYNYSTTFATWLKNFDNHQAIVKDLEYGMDYAKFRRIWRFYLIWFVRNFASCNGEYNGNGQFLLVHA; encoded by the coding sequence ATGACTTCTAATTCTTTCTTGCAAGACATCGAAAAATACCTTCCTTTAGTTGGGGATGTACATATCAAAACCCCACTTGCATATCAGGCAACTAGAGGGGCTGTATCTGTAGTTAACACGCTACAAATGGCAGCAGCAGAAGCTTATATTAATGGATTGGAAGTCCCAGATTTCCTATTAGAAGGGCTGTTTGATAGTTTTATGCCCGTCTTTTTTCGTTATTTTCCCTCACTTCTTGCACCTTATGATTGGGTTTTAAAAGAAACCGATCATCTCGCGGAAGGTTCAAAGGATTTGATGAAACTCCAGTATGACCTTCCTCAAGGAATGCTGAATAAAATGTTGGGTGACGGGCAACTCATTTATCCTAAATACAGCATGGCATTGTGGGAAAAAGGAGCATCTAACCTTGAACAAGCCCAAATGCAAATGCTCGATGATGTAATCGAGAAACTAGACATCAAGGACGGAGATCGGATCTTAGATTTTGGATGTGGTTGGGGCTGCGTTCCAAATTACATCCTTTCCAAATTCCCAAATGTCACGTTTACAGGGATTAATTTGAGCCACGAACAATGCGAATATATGCGCGGTAAAATGCAAGATCCCGCCAGCTACCTGAGTTCAGGTCGGTTTACTCTGTATGAAGGGGATTTGAATGATGCAAACTTTGATCAAAAATTTGATAAAATTCTTTCAATTGGGGTTTTTTGCCATGTAGGGAATTTAACGAAAGCTTTTGAGAAATTAGCGTCTTTCCTTAATGATAATGGGAAAGTATTCATTCACATTATCACAGTCCGCACCCCTAATCATATATCTAGCGTTTACACTCATCAATACATTTTTCCTCACGGTCGTTTCTGGAATTACGATGCTGTTCCTAGCCATAATAAAGACCTGAAAACCATTAAGAGGTGGTATTTAAATGGCTATAATTACTCGACAACTTTTGCCACCTGGTTGAAAAATTTTGATAATCATCAGGCGATCGTCAAAGATTTAGAATATGGCATGGATTATGCTAAGTTCCGTCGGATTTGGCGTTTTTATTTGATTTGGTTTGTTCGCAATTTTGCTAGTTGTAATGGCGAATATAATGGCAATGGTCAGTTTTTACTGGTTCATGCTTAG
- a CDS encoding fatty acid desaturase family protein, which translates to MSPVNQLSSFMPVPEDIDFILQAEYAKKLRTFLPPEAFAPNINKLVILLINLVILVLGWIIADKLEQWSVYYLWLYLPLAVVMGNSIIALLFTSHDLMHGSVIRNPRLMRLISLLGLTMLWMPPTLWKAVHNRVHHKNTNNFGDPDRNYLDEQPKTWGKWIQNLFVPSAEVNPFWLTVGMTSAWGVHTFRNLTSVLLFNRETVDYVPAAFTVSAKDRRAIAWESLVIFMIHLSIMAYLEFNPIKLILSYFLPIAIGYAGVMFYIYTNHMVCQMTSVNDPLINSLSLRVPKIFDLLHFNFSYHAEHHIFPGINSDYYPLVQELITTHYPEKSEKYILDAGVAWRLLLQTPRHYKNETTFTDWSREKSVTCPLSQKYTSDIMVK; encoded by the coding sequence ATGAGTCCTGTTAACCAACTTTCAAGTTTTATGCCTGTTCCCGAAGATATAGATTTTATTTTACAAGCAGAGTATGCGAAAAAATTACGCACATTTCTTCCCCCTGAAGCATTTGCCCCGAATATCAACAAGTTAGTAATTTTGTTGATTAATTTAGTGATTTTGGTTTTAGGTTGGATAATTGCAGATAAGTTGGAGCAGTGGTCTGTATATTATTTGTGGCTTTATTTACCCTTAGCTGTGGTAATGGGTAATAGTATAATTGCTTTATTGTTTACATCTCATGACCTCATGCACGGTAGCGTGATTAGAAACCCCCGTTTGATGAGGTTGATCAGCTTATTAGGATTAACAATGTTGTGGATGCCACCAACATTATGGAAAGCAGTTCATAACCGTGTGCATCACAAGAATACAAATAATTTTGGAGATCCGGATCGCAATTATTTAGACGAACAACCTAAAACTTGGGGAAAATGGATTCAAAATTTATTTGTACCTTCTGCTGAGGTGAATCCTTTTTGGTTAACGGTGGGTATGACAAGTGCATGGGGAGTACACACTTTTCGCAATTTAACTTCTGTGCTGTTATTTAATCGTGAAACTGTTGATTATGTGCCTGCTGCGTTTACGGTTAGTGCTAAGGATCGTAGAGCAATCGCCTGGGAATCTTTGGTAATCTTTATGATACACCTCAGTATTATGGCATACCTAGAATTTAACCCAATTAAACTAATTTTGAGTTACTTTTTACCAATAGCAATTGGCTATGCTGGGGTGATGTTTTATATTTATACCAATCACATGGTATGCCAAATGACCAGTGTTAATGATCCACTAATTAATAGTTTGTCTCTGCGGGTTCCTAAAATCTTTGATTTATTACATTTCAATTTTTCTTACCACGCCGAACATCATATTTTTCCAGGGATAAATTCTGATTATTATCCCTTGGTTCAAGAGTTAATTACAACTCATTATCCTGAGAAAAGTGAAAAATATATATTAGATGCGGGTGTTGCTTGGCGCTTATTACTCCAAACTCCTCGACATTACAAAAATGAAACTACCTTTACAGATTGGTCACGAGAAAAATCTGTTACTTGCCCTCTCAGCCAAAAGTATACAAGTGATATTATGGTTAAATAA
- a CDS encoding aldehyde oxygenase (deformylating) yields MAQIAASIDFQSETYKDAYSRINAIVIEGEQEAYENYTKLAELLPESKDELIRLSKMEMRHKKGFEACGRNLQVTADLEFARNFFSRLHENFKVAAEAGEIVTCLLIQSLIIECFAIAAYNIYIPVADDFARKITEGVVKDEYTHLNFGEVWLKEHFEESKAELETANRQNLPIVWQMLNQVAKDAGVLAMEKDALVEDFMIAYGEALSNIGFTTRDIMRMSAYGLTAA; encoded by the coding sequence ATGGCGCAAATTGCAGCCAGCATTGACTTCCAGAGCGAAACATATAAAGATGCCTATAGTCGCATCAATGCGATCGTAATTGAAGGTGAACAAGAAGCATACGAAAATTACACTAAACTAGCTGAACTACTACCAGAATCTAAGGATGAGTTGATCCGCTTATCCAAGATGGAGATGCGTCACAAGAAAGGATTTGAAGCTTGTGGTCGCAATCTTCAAGTTACAGCAGATTTAGAATTTGCTCGTAACTTCTTTTCCAGACTGCACGAAAACTTTAAGGTTGCAGCAGAAGCAGGTGAAATTGTCACCTGCTTGCTAATTCAATCACTGATTATAGAATGCTTTGCGATCGCAGCATACAACATCTATATACCTGTTGCCGATGACTTTGCCCGCAAAATTACTGAAGGCGTAGTCAAAGATGAGTACACTCACCTGAATTTTGGTGAAGTTTGGCTCAAAGAACACTTTGAAGAATCCAAAGCTGAACTAGAAACAGCCAATCGTCAGAACTTACCCATAGTTTGGCAGATGCTTAATCAAGTTGCCAAGGATGCTGGTGTTTTGGCAATGGAAAAAGATGCCTTAGTGGAAGACTTTATGATTGCCTACGGCGAAGCCCTGAGTAATATTGGCTTTACCACTCGCGATATCATGCGGATGTCTGCCTACGGTCTTACCGCAGCTTAG
- a CDS encoding carbohydrate ABC transporter permease, whose amino-acid sequence MPKTHLYQLSVSIWKSLSLVLLLAIALVVLLPLAVVLITSLTTTGATPGQSLILSKFTVANYQAAWQRGNFLLAFANSTLVALAVTGFQIVTSALAGYALARLKFRGRQAVLLIVLATLVIPFQILVIPIFLVLKWGHLINTYWALILPTAASGFGIFLLRQYFLTIPVELEEAAALDGANRLQILWRVMLPLSRPALVTLFLFTFIGEWNDLFKPLVFTTRPELRTVQLALADFQEQFTNSWELLMAAVVIATVPVVLLFIIGQKQFIRGIATTGIKN is encoded by the coding sequence ATGCCTAAAACACATTTATACCAACTTTCAGTCAGCATTTGGAAATCGCTAAGTTTAGTTTTACTGCTGGCGATCGCACTTGTAGTATTGTTACCACTAGCTGTAGTATTAATTACTTCCCTGACAACTACTGGCGCTACCCCAGGGCAATCCCTGATACTATCCAAATTCACTGTAGCGAATTATCAGGCAGCTTGGCAGCGTGGTAACTTTTTGTTAGCGTTTGCTAATTCAACTTTAGTAGCTTTAGCGGTGACAGGATTTCAAATTGTCACGTCGGCATTAGCAGGTTATGCTTTGGCAAGATTAAAATTTAGGGGACGGCAAGCAGTATTGCTGATTGTCTTGGCAACTTTGGTGATTCCGTTTCAAATATTAGTAATTCCGATTTTTTTAGTATTGAAATGGGGACATTTAATTAACACTTATTGGGCATTAATTTTACCAACAGCAGCGAGTGGATTTGGAATTTTTCTATTGCGCCAATATTTTTTAACTATCCCAGTGGAATTAGAAGAAGCTGCGGCACTTGATGGCGCTAACCGACTGCAAATTTTGTGGCGCGTCATGCTGCCGTTATCTCGACCAGCTTTGGTGACGCTGTTTCTATTTACCTTTATTGGTGAGTGGAATGATTTATTTAAGCCTTTAGTATTTACAACGCGACCAGAGTTAAGAACAGTGCAGTTAGCTTTGGCAGATTTTCAAGAGCAATTTACTAATAGTTGGGAATTATTAATGGCAGCAGTAGTGATTGCTACTGTGCCAGTGGTTTTACTCTTTATTATTGGTCAAAAGCAGTTTATTCGTGGTATTGCGACAACGGGAATTAAGAATTAA
- a CDS encoding DUF2243 domain-containing protein codes for MEKPQNNSELMIAAGILLGIGLAGLFDGIVLHKILKWHHMLSSVKPITNTYNLELNTLWDGFFLWGIYIIIAVGLVLLWRASQVGNILSSPKIFGACLAIGAGSFNLIEGLIDHHILGIHHVKSGANELAWDLGFLALSAVLVVVGWILLRSQVRVKSE; via the coding sequence ATGGAAAAACCACAAAATAACTCTGAATTAATGATTGCTGCTGGTATTTTGTTGGGAATAGGACTAGCAGGATTATTTGATGGAATTGTGCTGCACAAAATTTTGAAATGGCATCATATGCTATCAAGTGTTAAACCAATCACTAACACTTATAATTTAGAATTAAATACCCTTTGGGATGGATTTTTTTTGTGGGGGATATATATAATTATAGCCGTTGGGTTGGTTTTGCTCTGGCGTGCTAGTCAGGTGGGAAATATTTTGAGTTCGCCAAAAATATTTGGTGCTTGTTTGGCTATTGGTGCAGGTAGTTTTAATTTAATTGAGGGTTTAATCGATCACCACATTTTGGGCATTCATCATGTGAAATCAGGGGCAAATGAACTTGCTTGGGATTTGGGATTTTTGGCTTTAAGTGCGGTTTTGGTAGTAGTGGGTTGGATATTATTACGATCGCAAGTGCGAGTGAAGAGTGAGTAA
- a CDS encoding saccharopine dehydrogenase NADP-binding domain-containing protein produces MNKVLILGGTGRIGSSVAQDLIAHTDAEIIITGRNSANGTALGSQLGSQVKFLAIDLDEEDSLKNAIASSNLVIHCAGPFHYRDAKVLKSCIEQGVNYLDVSDHRSFTRKVLDCKPEAEAAGVTAIVNTGIFPGISNSMVREGVEQLDEAERIHLSYVVAGSGGAGVTVMRTTFLGLRREFESWINGKWEMVKPYSDREMIQFPAPYGRTGVYWFDMPETFTLPDTFPVKTVITKFGTVPDFYNYLTWSVAHWWPASWLRNSAVIEFLAHVSHRMTDFTDKLSGVGVAIRSEVTGSKDGQPASYCSTLVHKNTSVAAACGTGSLAQLMLDGKLNKPGVWVVEQALPTDLFEQTMESRGIQINRSWLKP; encoded by the coding sequence ATGAACAAAGTTTTAATTCTTGGGGGGACAGGACGGATAGGTAGCAGTGTGGCACAAGATTTAATTGCTCATACTGATGCTGAAATTATTATTACAGGCAGGAATTCAGCCAATGGAACCGCGTTAGGTTCCCAGCTAGGTTCGCAGGTGAAATTTTTGGCAATAGATTTGGATGAGGAGGATAGCCTAAAAAATGCGATCGCATCCTCAAATCTGGTAATCCATTGTGCTGGTCCGTTTCACTATCGCGATGCTAAAGTTCTTAAAAGTTGCATAGAACAAGGTGTCAACTATCTAGATGTCAGCGATCACCGTTCTTTTACTCGTAAAGTGCTTGACTGCAAACCTGAAGCTGAAGCTGCTGGGGTGACAGCGATCGTTAACACAGGCATTTTCCCTGGTATTTCTAATAGCATGGTGCGAGAGGGCGTTGAGCAACTAGATGAAGCAGAACGCATTCACTTAAGTTATGTAGTAGCTGGATCTGGTGGTGCTGGTGTTACGGTGATGCGAACGACATTTTTGGGGTTACGCCGTGAGTTTGAATCGTGGATCAACGGTAAATGGGAGATGGTAAAACCGTATAGCGATCGCGAAATGATTCAATTTCCAGCGCCTTACGGTCGTACTGGTGTTTACTGGTTCGATATGCCAGAAACATTCACCTTACCAGACACCTTTCCTGTCAAAACTGTAATTACTAAATTTGGTACAGTCCCAGATTTTTATAACTATCTTACTTGGAGTGTTGCCCACTGGTGGCCCGCTAGTTGGCTGAGAAATTCAGCAGTAATTGAATTTCTTGCTCATGTTAGTCACCGCATGACCGATTTTACTGACAAACTCAGTGGTGTTGGCGTAGCGATTCGTTCTGAAGTTACAGGTAGCAAGGATGGACAACCAGCAAGTTATTGCTCAACTTTAGTACATAAAAATACATCAGTTGCAGCCGCCTGTGGCACTGGCAGTCTTGCTCAACTAATGCTTGATGGCAAACTCAATAAGCCTGGTGTTTGGGTTGTAGAACAAGCATTGCCGACAGATTTATTTGAACAAACAATGGAAAGCCGAGGTATCCAAATTAATCGATCATGGTTAAAGCCATAA